A single region of the Actinoplanes sp. SE50/110 genome encodes:
- a CDS encoding ABC transporter ATP-binding protein — translation MNILEIDNVSKQYGSGSTALLALDRVSLDVQQGEFVCLLGASGCGKSTLLSLVAGLDKISGGTLNTGGRKVALMFQEAALFPWLSVAGNVELPLKLQGIDKAERRKRAAELLEIVRLGGFGDKRPHELSGGMRQRVALARALAQNADVLLMDEPFGALDAMTRDILHDELERIWREQELTVLFVTHNVREAVRLGDRVILLSSRPGRVIEDFKIGHPRPRRIDSPEVSGQAAEITDRLRAEVARHAH, via the coding sequence ATGAACATCCTCGAGATCGACAACGTCTCCAAGCAGTACGGTTCGGGCAGCACCGCGCTGCTCGCCCTCGACCGTGTGTCCCTCGACGTCCAGCAGGGGGAGTTCGTCTGCCTGCTGGGCGCCTCCGGCTGCGGCAAGAGCACGCTGCTCTCGCTGGTCGCCGGGCTGGACAAGATCAGCGGCGGCACCCTGAACACCGGCGGCCGCAAGGTGGCCCTGATGTTCCAGGAGGCCGCTCTCTTCCCCTGGCTGTCCGTGGCCGGCAACGTCGAGCTGCCGCTGAAGCTGCAGGGCATCGACAAGGCCGAACGCCGGAAGCGGGCCGCCGAGCTGCTGGAGATCGTCCGGCTGGGCGGCTTCGGCGACAAGCGGCCGCACGAGCTCTCCGGTGGCATGCGCCAGCGGGTCGCGCTGGCCCGGGCCCTCGCCCAGAACGCCGACGTGCTGCTGATGGACGAGCCGTTCGGCGCCCTGGACGCGATGACCCGCGACATCCTGCACGACGAGTTGGAACGGATCTGGCGCGAGCAGGAGCTGACCGTGCTCTTCGTGACCCACAACGTGCGCGAGGCGGTCCGCCTCGGCGACCGGGTGATCCTGCTGAGCAGCCGGCCGGGCCGGGTCATCGAGGACTTCAAGATCGGACACCCGCGCCCCCGGCGCATCGACTCCCCCGAGGTCTCCGGCCAGGCCGCCGAGATCACCGACCGGCTCCGTGCGGAGGTCGCCCGTCATGCCCACTGA
- a CDS encoding ABC transporter permease, which translates to MPTEPLSSARAALEGTFAPDDGYGPLPQKIKTLSEQEVSGLDALDLEPERDRGNLGLRIWKSAWPKLAAIGIVLLAWEIAYVSGWKPSYVFPSPTDVFPQLWDLVTTADFWDGVRLTMTRAITGFALAVAIGTVIGAAVSRFAPLRAAIGSLITGLQTMPSIMWFPLAILLFQLGEKAILFVVVIGAAPSVANGLISGIDYVPRTWLRVGQVMGMSGFDRYRHLILPASLPSFVSGLKQGWAFSWRSLMAGELLVIVPGTVSIGVRMQNARDLADTPLVICYILVVLIIGICIDQLFNAADNALRKRWGLTGS; encoded by the coding sequence ATGCCCACTGAACCTCTCTCCTCCGCGCGCGCCGCGCTCGAAGGAACGTTCGCGCCGGACGACGGTTACGGTCCGCTCCCGCAGAAGATCAAGACCCTGAGCGAGCAGGAGGTCAGCGGCCTCGACGCGCTCGACCTCGAACCCGAGCGCGACCGGGGCAACCTCGGCCTGCGGATCTGGAAGAGCGCCTGGCCCAAGCTGGCCGCCATCGGGATCGTGCTGCTGGCCTGGGAGATCGCCTACGTCAGCGGCTGGAAACCGTCGTACGTCTTCCCGTCGCCCACCGACGTCTTCCCGCAGCTGTGGGACCTGGTGACCACCGCCGACTTCTGGGACGGCGTGCGCCTGACCATGACCCGGGCGATCACCGGCTTCGCGCTGGCGGTCGCCATCGGCACGGTGATCGGCGCCGCGGTGTCCCGGTTCGCCCCGCTGCGCGCCGCGATCGGCTCGCTGATCACCGGCCTGCAGACGATGCCGTCGATCATGTGGTTCCCGCTCGCCATCCTGCTGTTCCAGCTCGGCGAGAAGGCCATCCTGTTCGTGGTCGTGATCGGCGCCGCCCCCTCCGTGGCGAACGGCCTGATCAGCGGCATCGACTACGTGCCGCGCACCTGGCTGCGCGTCGGCCAGGTGATGGGCATGTCCGGTTTCGACCGCTATCGGCACCTGATCCTGCCGGCCTCGCTGCCGTCCTTCGTCTCCGGGCTCAAGCAGGGCTGGGCCTTCTCCTGGCGCAGCCTGATGGCCGGTGAGCTGCTCGTCATCGTGCCCGGCACGGTGTCGATCGGCGTGCGCATGCAGAACGCCCGGGACCTGGCCGACACCCCGCTGGTGATCTGCTACATCCTCGTCGTACTGATCATCGGCATCTGCATCGATCAGCTCTTCAACGCCGCCGACAACGCCCTGCGCAAGCGGTGGGGCCTGACCGGCAGCTGA
- a CDS encoding 1-acyl-sn-glycerol-3-phosphate acyltransferase: MELVYPPVVALAKTMFRVLDLKIEVEGGEHIPTTGGAVLASNHSSYLDFIFCGFGAQPAKRLVRFMAKKSVFDHKVSGPLMRGMRHIPVDRKAGLGAFREATTALENGEIVGVFPEATISESFTVKELKTGAARMAQEAGVPLIPMAVWGPHRLWTKGRKKELTKRHVPVLIKIGEAISMPEGATAEAVTVILKQRLTSLLDAVQRAYPEKPADDGDRWWLPAHLGGTAPLPRPAAAV, translated from the coding sequence ATGGAACTGGTGTATCCCCCGGTCGTCGCCTTGGCCAAGACGATGTTCCGCGTGCTCGACCTGAAGATCGAGGTCGAGGGCGGCGAGCACATCCCGACCACCGGCGGGGCGGTCCTGGCCAGCAACCATTCGAGCTACCTGGACTTCATCTTCTGCGGCTTCGGCGCTCAACCGGCCAAGCGGCTGGTGCGCTTCATGGCGAAGAAGTCCGTCTTCGACCACAAGGTCAGCGGCCCGCTGATGCGCGGCATGCGGCACATCCCGGTCGATCGCAAAGCCGGCCTCGGCGCCTTCCGCGAAGCCACCACCGCCCTGGAGAACGGCGAGATCGTCGGCGTCTTCCCGGAGGCGACGATCAGCGAGTCGTTCACCGTCAAAGAGTTGAAGACCGGCGCCGCCCGAATGGCTCAGGAGGCCGGCGTCCCGCTGATCCCGATGGCGGTGTGGGGCCCGCACCGGCTCTGGACCAAGGGCCGCAAGAAGGAACTCACCAAACGCCACGTCCCGGTCCTGATCAAGATCGGCGAGGCGATCTCGATGCCCGAGGGCGCCACCGCCGAGGCCGTCACGGTGATCCTCAAGCAGCGGCTCACCTCGCTGCTGGACGCCGTGCAGAGGGCCTACCCGGAGAAACCGGCCGACGACGGCGACCGCTGGTGGCTGCCCGCCCACCTCGGCGGGACCGCGCCGCTGCCGCGACCGGCCGCCGCGGTCTGA
- a CDS encoding cold-shock protein → MVTGVVKWFNADKGFGFITPDDGGADVFAHFSAIQMSGYRSLEENQRVEFEVTQGQKGPQAANIRSV, encoded by the coding sequence ATGGTTACCGGCGTAGTGAAGTGGTTCAACGCGGACAAGGGCTTCGGATTCATCACCCCTGACGACGGCGGCGCCGACGTCTTCGCCCACTTCTCCGCGATCCAGATGTCGGGCTACCGCAGCCTGGAGGAGAACCAGCGGGTCGAGTTCGAGGTCACCCAGGGCCAGAAGGGCCCGCAGGCCGCGAACATCCGTTCCGTCTGA
- a CDS encoding pilus assembly protein CpaE gives MARQLQAAGLTWKPRLGDRFAIPDRDLDDEVFVLSNMTIQVHDRPEGRILGFNGTTEWALDDVAIDETIWLPREDQLRELLGGTFRSLDRDGGHYRVSIDLLGEALTFAGPTAEAAYATALRHLLTAAGAAQPLP, from the coding sequence ATGGCACGGCAGCTCCAAGCAGCCGGGCTGACCTGGAAACCTCGCCTCGGCGACCGGTTCGCGATCCCCGACCGGGACCTCGACGACGAGGTTTTCGTGCTCAGCAACATGACGATCCAGGTCCACGACCGCCCGGAGGGCCGGATCCTCGGCTTCAACGGCACCACCGAATGGGCTCTCGACGACGTGGCGATCGACGAGACGATCTGGCTGCCCCGCGAGGACCAGTTGCGCGAACTGCTCGGCGGCACGTTCCGCTCCCTCGACCGGGATGGCGGCCACTATCGGGTGAGCATCGACCTGCTCGGCGAGGCGCTCACCTTCGCAGGCCCGACCGCCGAGGCGGCCTACGCCACCGCCCTGCGCCACCTGCTCACCGCCGCCGGCGCGGCCCAGCCCCTCCCCTGA
- a CDS encoding ATP-dependent DNA helicase, with amino-acid sequence MRAAAGPRFTPADLAGLLRLPPPTPEQTSIVAYPMKPLLVVAGAGSGKTETMASRVVWLVANGYVHPGEILGLTFTRKAAGELAHRVRTRLGQLIRRIGRDDGFAGEATISTYHSYAARIVTEHGLRGGFEPSARLLTEAARWQIVDSLVRAYTGEMTGLNRAPGTVTDDVLSLSAELAEHLRSPDDLAAWTGRFFAELQSFPGRMYKDVSEVLRRQQHRLTLLPLVRLYEQRKLDLEAMDFGDQMSRAAIVARDHPEVGEIERGRYRVVLLDEYQDTSHAQVVMLNNLFGGGHPVTAVGDPCQSIYGWRGASAGTLERFPTEFPDSGGHPAWVHSLTRSWRNRPEILRVANTLSAPLRAQVGVLQPAERVAEAVGGRTVTCALLPTYAREASWIADQMLTAWRIAAGMPKALPEEIPLERRPTSAVLVRVRSQIPVLEEELRARGLPVEVVGLGGLLDTPEVRDVVCTLRVLADPTDGASLLRLLTGARWRIGPRDLVALHRRSRAIAAARTPVDEPEGVLADRLDDATLIEAMADLGTPHQYSTEGFLRLAAFSRELSALRQRLDQPLPDLLADIERTSGLDVEVAVRGWAAGDAGLARAHLDALGEAATRYVNENEAGTLTGFLAFLAAAEEEERGLEPGQVDVVEGAVQILTAHAAKGLEWDVVSVAGLCKGVWPGLVRASDHYLGGIGVLPFPLRGDASGLPELDLEEAVEQKDVNNALGGFARSWREHDEREERRLAYVAVTRPRRLLLCSGYWWGDGVKRPRGPSVFLDEVRATCADGAGVIAEWAPEPAPGETNPSEEVVATAEWPADPLGVRRPAMAAAADLIRRMIADPDASAAAAFADLATENPEVAARAGLAADLVGIAGPGSLPVRSSQDHQLAVRHEPPAVPPGSAVPPGSAVPPGSAVPPGSAVPAGSAESLASGDGPGSVGPAGSPEAGVPAVSSAPSAAAFQAADGSGTVSASRDRAGLLAAAAAADRVAAAADPDIARWRNEARLLLAERDERTRHGGPIEVALPPHLSVSQLVVLRRDPQSLARSLRRPLPQRPAPHARRGTAFHVWLEQRFGAARLIDIDELPGAADDQAAGDEELAELQEAFLTGEWADRTPIDVEVPFATTIGGVVIRGRMDAVFADPGDRFDVIDWKTGRRPTGAEAEAAAVQLSAYRIAWATLAGVPITRVRAGFHYVREQVTVRPTDLLDVATLTALITEIPEEAL; translated from the coding sequence GTGAGAGCCGCCGCCGGCCCCCGCTTCACCCCGGCCGACCTGGCCGGCCTGCTCCGGCTGCCGCCGCCCACCCCGGAACAGACCTCGATCGTCGCGTACCCGATGAAGCCACTGCTGGTGGTGGCCGGCGCCGGCTCGGGCAAGACGGAGACGATGGCGTCCCGGGTGGTCTGGCTGGTCGCGAACGGCTACGTGCATCCCGGCGAGATCCTCGGCCTGACCTTCACCCGCAAGGCGGCCGGCGAGCTGGCGCACCGGGTCCGCACCCGGCTCGGCCAGCTGATCCGGCGGATCGGGCGGGACGACGGGTTCGCCGGCGAGGCGACCATCTCCACCTATCACTCGTACGCCGCCCGGATCGTCACCGAGCACGGTCTGCGCGGCGGGTTCGAGCCGTCCGCCCGGCTGCTCACCGAGGCGGCCCGCTGGCAGATCGTCGACTCGCTGGTCCGGGCGTACACCGGGGAGATGACCGGGCTGAACCGCGCCCCCGGCACGGTCACCGACGACGTGCTGTCGCTCTCCGCCGAGCTGGCCGAGCATCTGCGCTCCCCGGACGACCTGGCCGCGTGGACCGGCCGGTTCTTCGCCGAGCTGCAATCCTTCCCCGGGCGGATGTACAAGGACGTGTCCGAGGTGCTGCGGCGTCAGCAGCACCGGCTCACCCTGCTGCCCCTGGTGCGCCTCTACGAGCAGCGCAAGCTGGACCTGGAGGCGATGGACTTCGGCGACCAGATGTCCCGGGCCGCGATCGTCGCCCGCGACCATCCGGAGGTCGGCGAGATCGAACGCGGGCGGTACCGGGTCGTCCTGCTCGACGAATACCAGGACACCAGCCATGCCCAGGTGGTGATGCTGAACAACCTGTTCGGCGGCGGGCATCCGGTGACCGCGGTCGGTGACCCGTGCCAGTCCATCTACGGCTGGCGGGGCGCCTCGGCCGGCACCCTGGAACGCTTTCCGACCGAGTTCCCGGACTCCGGCGGCCACCCCGCCTGGGTGCACAGCCTGACCCGCAGCTGGCGGAACCGCCCGGAGATCCTGCGGGTGGCGAACACCCTGTCGGCCCCGCTGCGGGCCCAGGTGGGCGTGTTGCAGCCGGCGGAGCGGGTCGCCGAGGCGGTCGGGGGCCGGACGGTCACCTGTGCGCTGCTACCGACGTACGCCCGAGAGGCCTCGTGGATCGCGGACCAGATGCTGACCGCCTGGCGGATCGCCGCCGGCATGCCGAAGGCGTTGCCGGAGGAGATTCCGCTGGAGCGCCGCCCGACCAGTGCGGTGCTGGTCCGGGTGCGCAGCCAGATTCCGGTGCTGGAGGAGGAGCTGCGGGCGCGCGGCCTGCCGGTCGAGGTGGTCGGGCTGGGCGGGCTGCTGGACACGCCCGAGGTCCGCGACGTGGTGTGCACGCTGCGGGTGCTGGCCGACCCGACCGACGGCGCGTCGCTGCTGCGGCTGCTGACCGGCGCCCGCTGGCGGATCGGCCCGCGCGACCTGGTCGCCCTGCACCGGCGGTCCCGGGCGATCGCGGCGGCGCGGACGCCGGTCGATGAGCCGGAGGGGGTGCTGGCCGACCGGCTCGACGACGCCACCCTGATCGAGGCGATGGCCGACCTGGGCACCCCGCACCAGTATTCGACCGAGGGCTTCCTGCGGCTGGCCGCGTTCAGCCGGGAGCTGTCCGCCCTGCGGCAGCGCCTCGACCAGCCGCTGCCCGATCTGCTCGCCGACATCGAGCGGACATCCGGGCTGGACGTGGAGGTCGCCGTCCGCGGCTGGGCGGCCGGGGACGCCGGTCTGGCCCGGGCGCATCTGGACGCGCTCGGCGAAGCCGCCACCCGGTATGTGAACGAGAACGAGGCCGGCACACTCACCGGCTTCCTGGCCTTCCTGGCCGCCGCCGAGGAGGAGGAGCGCGGCCTCGAACCCGGCCAGGTCGACGTCGTCGAGGGCGCCGTCCAGATCCTCACCGCGCACGCCGCGAAAGGCCTGGAATGGGACGTCGTCTCGGTCGCCGGCCTGTGCAAGGGCGTCTGGCCGGGCCTGGTCCGCGCCTCCGACCACTACCTCGGCGGCATCGGTGTGCTGCCGTTCCCGCTGCGCGGCGACGCGTCCGGGCTGCCCGAGCTGGACCTGGAGGAGGCGGTCGAGCAGAAGGACGTGAACAACGCGCTCGGCGGGTTCGCCCGGTCCTGGCGGGAACACGACGAGCGGGAGGAACGCCGCCTGGCGTACGTCGCGGTGACCCGGCCGCGCCGCCTGCTGCTCTGCTCCGGCTACTGGTGGGGCGACGGGGTGAAACGTCCCCGCGGGCCGTCGGTCTTCCTCGACGAGGTGCGTGCGACCTGCGCGGACGGCGCCGGGGTGATCGCCGAATGGGCGCCTGAGCCGGCGCCCGGGGAGACGAACCCGAGCGAGGAGGTGGTGGCGACCGCGGAATGGCCGGCGGATCCGCTGGGGGTGCGCCGGCCGGCGATGGCCGCGGCCGCCGACCTGATCCGGCGCATGATCGCCGACCCGGACGCTTCGGCCGCGGCCGCCTTCGCCGACCTGGCCACGGAGAATCCGGAGGTGGCGGCGCGGGCCGGCCTCGCGGCCGATCTGGTGGGCATCGCCGGCCCGGGTTCGCTCCCGGTCCGCTCCTCCCAAGATCATCAATTGGCGGTACGCCACGAGCCTCCCGCCGTGCCTCCCGGCTCCGCTGTGCCTCCCGGCTCCGCTGTGCCTCCCGGCTCCGCTGTGCCTCCCGGCTCCGCTGTGCCGGCCGGATCCGCGGAGTCTCTGGCGTCCGGTGACGGGCCGGGCTCGGTCGGGCCGGCCGGCTCACCCGAAGCCGGCGTGCCTGCGGTCTCCTCGGCACCTTCGGCGGCCGCTTTCCAGGCTGCCGATGGGTCCGGCACGGTTTCCGCGTCGCGCGATCGGGCGGGCCTGCTTGCCGCGGCGGCCGCCGCGGACCGGGTGGCCGCCGCGGCCGACCCGGACATCGCCCGCTGGCGCAACGAGGCGAGACTGCTGCTCGCCGAACGCGACGAACGCACCCGCCACGGCGGCCCGATCGAGGTGGCGCTGCCCCCGCACCTCTCCGTCTCGCAGCTGGTCGTGCTGCGCCGCGATCCGCAGTCGCTGGCCCGGTCGCTGCGCCGTCCGCTCCCGCAGCGCCCGGCGCCGCACGCGCGGCGCGGCACCGCCTTCCACGTCTGGCTGGAGCAGCGTTTCGGCGCGGCCCGGCTGATCGACATCGACGAGCTGCCCGGCGCCGCCGACGACCAGGCCGCCGGCGACGAGGAACTGGCCGAGCTGCAGGAGGCGTTCCTGACCGGCGAGTGGGCGGACCGCACCCCGATCGACGTCGAGGTCCCGTTCGCCACCACGATCGGCGGCGTGGTCATCCGCGGCCGGATGGACGCGGTCTTCGCCGACCCGGGGGACCGCTTCGACGTGATCGACTGGAAGACCGGCCGCCGCCCCACCGGAGCCGAGGCCGAGGCCGCCGCGGTGCAGCTTTCCGCGTACCGGATCGCCTGGGCCACCCTTGCCGGGGTGCCGATCACCCGGGTCCGGGCCGGTTTCCACTATGTTCGCGAGCAGGTCACCGTCCGCCCCACCGACCTGCTGGACGTGGCCACCCTGACCGCCCTGATCACCGAGATCCCGGAGGAGGCGCTCTGA
- a CDS encoding UvrD-helicase domain-containing protein — protein MVRRPRPAAPELRADPVQTRVAAHTRGPLLVVGGPGTGKTTALVEAVAARIAEGVDPERILVLTFGRRGAATLRDRIEARVADVPGRIVHEPLVRTFHAYAFGLLRRAAAERGEPAPRLLTGPEQDLIIRELLAVVEDEDAADTIGWPESLRPALPTRAFAQQLRDLMQRAAERGLGPLELAGYATRLGRDDWSAAARFLREYVEVLSLRDATTRGSVAYDPAELVRAASGLLTDEPDLLAAERRRLAHVFVDELAETDPAQIDLLAQVAGGGKPLVAFADPDSSIFGFRGADPEVVAHFPDRFRGPDGSPAPTVALHTNYRAAPALLSATSGVARRMRGPIAHRPMFPPPPAAPAPVSGSAAPAPVSGSAAPGPVVAASDSAAVGSGAVSGPVVAVSESAAVGSGSVSGPVPAASEPAAAGSAPVDGVPAARVPAAGPGPVPEAGISADGPVAGAVVRTFRSPAAETAFIAHALREAHLLYGVPWSRMAVLMRSATLQQPSVQRALAASGVPTVIHAEDLPLHLQPAVAPFLLLLRCALDPERLDEEAAVALLHSPLGGADPLAERRLRQGLRALALAAGDRRPSGELLVDAVRDPAGLDLVERRWARPAQTIARLLTVARTAAAAPAASAEDVLWTVWRASGLADRWYAMSTGNRRPSDAAQSGRARQWRAEAADRDLDAMVVLFDAAARFVDRLPGAGVGVFLEHVLGQDLPADTIAPSADRGDAVRLLTAHAAKGLEWDVVVIAGVQEGIWPDLRLRGSLLGSERLVDAAAGRPATGSEAIVAQTSALLDEERRLFYVAATRARRRLVVTAVASASSGGAAIEEQPSRFLTELAAPGPRPGDPGAGPPLPPGSTNPDDPGPPLPPEPTDPDDPGPADDDFPPDPDTVPGESNGADGDDRNAMRDGGAARDGGATRDVGTAGDGGAARDGGAGESGAARDGDAAQQHAAAPGGEAGQDGSAGQDGDGAAGQDGAAGQDGDGAAGQDGAAGQDGDGAAGQDGAAGQDGDGEGELAVGRAPRALTLAALVAELRTVVVASGETPSRRRAAAAELARLAAAGVPGAHPDEWWGLRPLSDDRPLVDDGEPVKVTPSAMESALRCSLRWLLERHGGAPPAGPAQGIGNLVHAAAMLAEDAHADRERLVEYVSARFDSIELAARWMAGPEQERAEAMVDKLLRWLAANPRRLLAIEHEFTVRLADERRPVQLTGRVDRLEIDEAGRLVVIDLKTGKSTALSADVAENPQLAGYQAAVDAGAFADYGTDSGGAALVQLGPGKDAREQMQVPITEATDPQWAYQMVRRTADTMAAATFSAVANSRCRVCPVRTSCPVSGKGRQVVEPPKDQS, from the coding sequence CTGGTCCGGCGTCCCCGCCCGGCCGCGCCCGAGCTGCGCGCCGACCCGGTCCAGACCCGGGTGGCCGCGCACACCCGCGGTCCGCTGCTGGTCGTCGGCGGCCCCGGCACCGGCAAGACCACCGCGCTGGTCGAGGCGGTCGCCGCCCGCATCGCCGAGGGCGTCGACCCGGAGCGGATCCTGGTGCTGACCTTCGGCCGCCGCGGCGCCGCCACGCTGCGCGACCGGATCGAGGCCCGGGTCGCCGACGTGCCCGGCCGCATCGTCCACGAGCCGCTGGTCCGCACCTTCCACGCCTACGCGTTCGGCCTCCTGCGCCGGGCCGCCGCCGAGCGCGGCGAGCCGGCCCCGCGCCTGCTCACCGGTCCCGAGCAGGATCTGATCATCCGCGAGCTGCTGGCCGTCGTCGAGGACGAGGACGCCGCCGACACCATCGGCTGGCCCGAGTCGCTGCGCCCGGCCCTGCCCACCCGGGCCTTCGCCCAGCAGCTGCGCGACCTGATGCAGCGCGCCGCCGAGCGCGGCCTCGGCCCACTGGAGCTGGCCGGCTACGCCACCCGGCTCGGCCGCGACGACTGGTCGGCCGCCGCCCGCTTCCTCCGGGAATATGTCGAGGTCCTCTCCCTGCGCGACGCCACCACCCGGGGCTCGGTCGCCTACGACCCGGCCGAGCTCGTCCGCGCCGCCTCCGGCCTGCTCACCGACGAGCCCGACCTGCTGGCCGCCGAGCGCCGCCGCCTCGCCCACGTCTTCGTCGACGAGCTCGCCGAAACCGACCCGGCCCAGATCGACCTGCTCGCCCAGGTCGCCGGCGGCGGCAAACCCCTGGTCGCCTTCGCCGACCCGGACTCGTCCATCTTCGGCTTCCGCGGCGCCGACCCCGAGGTGGTGGCACACTTCCCCGACCGTTTCCGCGGGCCGGACGGCTCACCGGCCCCGACGGTCGCCCTGCACACCAACTATCGGGCGGCGCCGGCCCTGCTCAGCGCGACGTCCGGGGTGGCCCGGCGGATGCGCGGGCCGATCGCCCACCGGCCGATGTTCCCACCGCCTCCGGCCGCCCCGGCCCCGGTCTCCGGCTCTGCGGCCCCGGCCCCGGTCTCCGGCTCCGCCGCCCCGGGTCCCGTCGTGGCGGCCTCCGACTCGGCGGCGGTTGGTTCCGGCGCGGTGTCGGGGCCTGTTGTGGCGGTCTCTGAGTCGGCGGCGGTTGGTTCCGGCTCGGTGTCGGGGCCTGTCCCGGCGGCCTCGGAGCCGGCCGCGGCCGGCTCTGCTCCGGTCGACGGGGTCCCGGCCGCCCGGGTGCCGGCCGCGGGGCCGGGCCCGGTTCCCGAGGCGGGGATCTCGGCGGACGGGCCGGTGGCCGGGGCGGTGGTGCGGACGTTCCGGTCGCCGGCGGCGGAGACCGCGTTCATCGCGCACGCGCTGCGGGAGGCGCATCTGCTCTACGGGGTGCCCTGGTCGCGGATGGCCGTGCTGATGCGGTCGGCGACCCTGCAGCAGCCGTCGGTGCAGCGGGCGCTGGCCGCGTCCGGGGTGCCGACCGTGATCCATGCCGAGGATCTGCCGCTGCACCTGCAGCCCGCGGTGGCGCCGTTCCTGCTGTTGCTGCGGTGCGCGCTGGATCCGGAGCGGCTCGACGAGGAAGCGGCGGTCGCGCTGCTGCACTCGCCGCTGGGCGGGGCCGACCCGCTCGCCGAGCGGCGGCTGCGGCAGGGGCTGCGGGCGCTCGCGCTGGCCGCCGGGGATCGGCGGCCCTCCGGAGAGTTGCTGGTCGACGCGGTGCGCGACCCCGCCGGTCTCGACCTGGTGGAACGCCGCTGGGCCCGCCCGGCACAGACCATCGCCCGGCTGCTGACCGTGGCCCGCACGGCCGCCGCCGCGCCGGCCGCCTCGGCCGAGGACGTGCTGTGGACGGTGTGGCGGGCCAGCGGCCTGGCCGACCGGTGGTACGCGATGAGCACCGGCAACCGCCGCCCCTCGGACGCCGCGCAGTCCGGCCGGGCCCGACAGTGGCGTGCCGAGGCCGCCGACCGTGACCTCGACGCCATGGTGGTGCTCTTCGACGCGGCCGCCCGGTTCGTCGACCGGCTGCCCGGCGCCGGTGTCGGCGTCTTCCTGGAGCATGTGCTCGGCCAGGATCTGCCGGCCGACACCATCGCGCCCAGCGCCGATCGGGGTGACGCCGTCCGGCTGCTCACCGCGCACGCGGCGAAAGGCCTGGAGTGGGACGTCGTGGTGATCGCCGGCGTGCAGGAGGGCATCTGGCCCGACCTGCGGCTGCGAGGCAGCCTGCTCGGTTCGGAGCGTCTGGTCGACGCGGCCGCCGGCCGGCCCGCGACCGGTTCGGAGGCGATCGTGGCGCAGACCTCCGCCCTGCTCGACGAGGAGCGCCGCCTGTTCTACGTGGCGGCCACCCGGGCCCGCCGCCGGCTGGTGGTCACCGCGGTGGCCTCGGCGAGCAGCGGGGGCGCGGCGATCGAGGAGCAGCCGAGCCGCTTCCTGACCGAGCTGGCGGCTCCGGGGCCGCGCCCGGGCGACCCCGGAGCCGGCCCGCCGCTGCCGCCCGGATCGACGAACCCGGACGATCCGGGGCCGCCGCTGCCTCCCGAGCCGACCGACCCCGACGATCCCGGGCCGGCCGACGACGACTTCCCGCCGGATCCGGACACCGTGCCGGGCGAGAGCAACGGGGCTGACGGCGACGACCGCAACGCGATGCGGGACGGTGGTGCGGCCCGGGACGGCGGTGCCACGCGGGATGTTGGTACGGCAGGGGACGGTGGTGCCGCCCGGGATGGTGGTGCGGGGGAGAGCGGTGCGGCGCGGGACGGCGATGCGGCGCAGCAGCACGCAGCGGCGCCGGGCGGCGAAGCCGGCCAGGACGGTTCGGCGGGGCAGGACGGTGACGGTGCGGCGGGGCAGGACGGTGCGGCGGGGCAGGACGGTGACGGTGCGGCGGGGCAGGACGGTGCGGCGGGGCAGGACGGTGACGGTGCGGCGGGGCAGGACGGTGCGGCGGGGCAGGACGGTGACGGTGAGGGCGAGCTGGCGGTCGGGCGGGCACCCCGGGCGCTCACGCTCGCGGCGCTCGTAGCGGAACTGCGTACGGTCGTGGTCGCTTCTGGAGAGACGCCCAGCCGCCGGCGCGCAGCGGCGGCCGAGCTGGCCCGCCTCGCGGCCGCCGGCGTGCCCGGTGCCCATCCCGACGAGTGGTGGGGCCTGCGACCGCTCTCCGACGACCGGCCGCTGGTCGACGACGGCGAGCCGGTCAAGGTCACCCCGTCGGCGATGGAGAGCGCACTCCGCTGCAGCCTGCGCTGGCTGCTGGAACGCCACGGCGGCGCGCCCCCGGCCGGTCCGGCGCAGGGCATCGGCAACCTGGTGCACGCCGCCGCGATGCTGGCCGAGGACGCGCACGCCGACCGGGAGAGGCTGGTCGAGTACGTGTCGGCCCGGTTCGACTCGATCGAGCTGGCCGCCCGCTGGATGGCCGGCCCGGAGCAGGAACGCGCCGAGGCCATGGTGGACAAACTGCTGCGCTGGCTGGCCGCGAACCCGCGCCGGCTGCTGGCGATCGAGCACGAGTTCACCGTGCGGCTGGCCGACGAGCGCCGTCCGGTGCAGCTCACCGGCCGGGTCGACCGGCTGGAGATCGACGAGGCGGGCCGGCTCGTGGTGATCGACCTGAAGACCGGCAAGTCCACCGCGCTCTCCGCCGACGTGGCGGAGAACCCGCAGCTGGCCGGCTATCAGGCGGCGGTGGACGCGGGCGCGTTCGCCGACTACGGCACCGACAGCGGGGGCGCCGCCCTGGTCCAGCTCGGCCCGGGCAAGGATGCCCGGGAGCAGATGCAGGTGCCGATCACCGAGGCCACCGACCCGCAGTGGGCGTACCAGATGGTGCGCCGCACCGCGGACACGATGGCCGCTGCCACGTTCTCGGCGGTGGCGAACAGCCGCTGCCGGGTCTGCCCGGTGCGCACCAGCTGCCCGGTCTCCGGGAAGGGTCGCCAGGTCGTGGAGCCACCGAAGGATCAGTCGTGA